The DNA window AGGTTGCCGGTCCGGGCTATCAGTAGACCCAAATTTGTATGATGACAAGACAACTTTGGAGGCCGGACGCCCGGCCTCGCCATGCGAGGACACCCGCCCGGCAGCCTGCCTCCCGCCTGCGCCGCAGACTACGCCGTCTCGCCGATCAGGCGGGCGAGGCGCTGCAGGGCCAGCGTGTAGCCCTGGGTGCCGAAACCGGCGATGACGCCGGAGGCGACCAGGGAGACGTAGGAGTGGTGCCGGAAGGCCTCGCGCTTGTGGACGTTGGAGATGTGCACCTCGATCACGGGGAAGTCGCAGGTGTTGAGCGCGTCCAGGATGGCGACGGACGTATGCGTGAAGGCGGCCGGGTTGATCACGATCCCCGCGGCGCTCTCGCGCGCCTCGTGGATCCAGTCGATGATCTGGTGCTCGGCGTTGGACTGGTGGAAGCGGATCTCCAGCCCGAGCTCGCCGGCCGTCCGCCGGCAGTCGGCCTCCACGTCGGCGAGCGTCTCGTGGCCGTAGATGTGCGGCTGCCGCTTGCCGAGCAGGTTCAGGTTCGGACCGTTGAGGACGAAGACGAGACGGCTCATGGCATGCTCCGGACGGGACCTCCCCGTCGATAGCCGGAACCGACCCGCCGCGCCAGCCCGTCCGGCGCGTCAGCGCGGCCGCGCGATGCCTCCGGTGAGCCGCTTCTCGGCCTCGACCACGAGGAACAGCGCCACCCCGACCCCGATCGCCGCCATCCCGTCCCAGAGCCCGAGCGGCCGGGTGCCGAAGAGCTGCTGCAGCGGCGGCCAGTAGGTGAACGCGCCCTGCGCCGCCGCTACAAGTCCGATCCCGAGGAGCACCGCGGGCGTCCCGGCCGCGCCCCGCCAGGTGAGGGACGGTCCGTGCACGTAGCGGACGGAAAACAGGTAGGCGATCTCCATGGCCACCACGGCGTCGACCACCAGCGTCCGCGCCGTCGCGACGTCGTGCCCGCGCCAGACCGCCACCCCGTAGACCCCGAAGATTCCGGCGACCATCAGCACGGACACGAAGAGGATGCGCGCGAGCGCCCGCCGGTCCAGCAGAGGCGTCCCCGCGGGCCGGGGGCCGCGCCGCATGGCGCCCGGCTCGGTCGGCTCGAAGGCGAGGACGAGGCCGAGCGCGACGGCCGTCACCATGTTGATCCACAGGATCTGCAAGGGCGTCACCGGCAGCGGAAGGCCGAGGAAGACGGCGGCGACGATCGCCAGCGCCTCGCCGCCGTCGGTCGGCAGCGTCCAGGCGATCACCTTGACGATGTTGTCGTAGACCGTCCGCCCCTCGCGCACGGCGGCCACGATCGACGCGAAACTGTCGTCGGCGAGCACGATGTCGCTCGCCTCCTTGGCGGCCTCCGTGCCCTTCGCCCCCATGGCGACGGCGATGTCCGCCCGCCTGAGCGCCGGCGCGTCGTTGACCCCGTCTCCCGTCATCGCGACCACGGACCCGTCCGCCTGCAGTGCCTCGATCAGGCGCAGCTTGTGCTCCGGGCTGGTGCGCGCGAAGACGGTCGCCTCCCGCGCGACCCGGCGAAGACCCGCCGCGTCCAGGCGGTCGAGCGCCTGCCCATCCACCACCACCACCGGTTCGTCGGCCAGCTTCAGGTGCCGGGCGATGGCGAGCGCCGTCGCGGCATGGTCGCCTGTGATCATCTTGACCGCGATGCCGGCGGCCCGGCACTCCGCCACCGCCGCCGGCACCTCGGCCCGCGGCGGATCCATGAGGCCGACGAGGCCGAGCAGCACGAGCCGGCCTTGCGGGCTCGCCTCTTCCAGCGTCCGCGTCCCGGCCGGTGCCTCGGCGCTCGCGAAGGCGATCACCCGCTGCCCGTCCTCAGCCAGCGCCTGCACGGCCGCCTGCCAGCCCGCCCCGTCGAGCGGCACGGGGCCGCCCGGTCCTGCCTGCGCCCCGCAGGCGGCGATCAGCACCTCCGGCGCCCCCTTGACGACGACGAGCCGGCCGCCCTCCGGCGTCGCGTTGAGGGTCGTCATCGTCCGGTGCCGCGCGTCGAACGGCACCTCGTCGAGCCTGCGGTAGGCGCCGCGGACGAGCGCCGGGTCCTGTCCAGCCTTGGCCGCGAAGGCGACGAGCGCGGCCTCCATGGGGTCGCCGGCCGCATGCCATCCAGTCTCGACATGGCGGATATCGGCGTCGTTGCACAGGAGGGCGGCGCGCGCCAGGTCGCAGAGGTCCGGGTCCGTGCCCGGGTCGACGGCTTCGCCGCCCATCCGGAAGCCGCCCGCGGGGGCGTATCCGAGCCCCTCCACGGCGAGGCGGCGTCCCGCCAGGACGACCGCCGTGACCGTCATCTCGTTGCGGGTCAGGGTGCCGGTCTTGTCCGAGCAGACCACCGAGACCGACCCGAGCGTCTCCACGGCCGGCAGCCGGCGCACGATCGCCCGCCGCGCCGCCATCCGCTCGACCCCGACCGCCAGCGCGATCGTCATCACCGCCGGCAGGCCCTCGGGAATCGCCGCCACCGCGATCCCGACCACGATCATGAAGGCGTCGCCCGGCGCCTCGCCCCGGACCAGGACCGCCACCGCGAGGACGAGCGCGGAGCCGGCGAGGACCGCCGCCGTGATGCGGCGCGCGAACTCGTCCATCTGCCGGACGAGCGGCGTGGCCATCCGGCCGACCGAGTCGACCAGCGCGGAGATGCGGCCGATCTCGCTCGCCGCCCCGGTCGCGACCGCCACCCCGGTGCCCCGGCCGGCCGCCACGATCGTGCCCGAGAAGGCCATCGAGGTCCGGTCCCCGAGCGGCACGTCCGACGCCGTCGCCTCCGATCCCTTGTCGACCGGAACCGATTCCCCCGTCAGCGCAGCCTCGTCGATCCTGAGCCCGCGCGCCTCGACGAGCCTGAGGTCGGCCGGCACCCGGTCGCCCGCCTCGATCAGCACGATGTCCCCGGGCACGACCGCCTCGGCCGGCACGCGCAGCCGCTCGCCGCCGCGCAACACGGTGGCGGAGGGCGCGATCATGGCGCGGATCGCGTCGAGCGCGCGTTCGGCCCGCCCCTCCTGCAGGAACCCGATCAGCGCGTTGACGACCACCACGCCGAGCGTCACCAGGGCGTCGGTCGGATGCCCGATGGCGGCCGAGACCGCCGCCGCGCCGACCAGGACCAGCACGAGCGGATTGCGCACCTGCGCGACGAGCCGCCGGATCGCCCCCGGGCGCGGCGGCGACGGCAGGCGGTTGGGTCCGTGGCGCGCCAGCCGCTCCTCCGCCTCTTCGGCGCCGAGGCCGCCCGCGGTCGTCGACAGGCGCGCGAAGACGTCGGCGGCCTCGAGGGCATGCCACGCCGTTCCGCCCTCTGCCGCCACTCTGCCGTCGTCTGCCATCTCGAGACCTGACGAAAAACTGACGGGCACCAAGCCCCAGCCGCACCCGCCCCGCAATCCGTAATGGCGCGGATCGGGCCGGCAGCGCCTAGGCCGGCCCGATCGCGCCGTTCCGCACCAGCGCCTCGATCTCCGCGTCCGAATACCCGGCCTCCCGCGCGATGGCGCGGCTGTGCTCCCCGACCTTCGGCACGTCGAGCCGGAGTCCCAGCCGCTCGCCGTCCATCTCGAGCGGCAGCGCGGGCACCCCGAGCGGGCGCCCATCCGGCAGGGTCACCTCGACGAGCGCCCCCGGCGCCCGCACCTGCGGGTCGTCGTAGAGGTCCTCGGGCCTGTTGATCGGCGCGAAGGGCAGGCCGGCCGCCTCGCAGGCCGCGAGGATCTCGGCCCGCGTCATGGCGCCGAACAGCGCCTTCAGCGCCGGCATCATGCGCGCCCGGCCCGCGACCCGTCCGGGGTTGGTGGCGAGGTCGGGGTCGGCGGCGAGGTCCGGCCGGCCGAAGCGCCGGCAGAAGGTCTGCCATTGGCCGTCGCTGACGATGCCGACGAAGACCTGCCCGCCGTCCGCGCTGTCGAACACGTCGTAGACCCCCCAGGCCGAGACGCGCACCGGCATCGGCGGAGCGGGCCGGCCGGTGATCACCGACTGCGCCATGTGCTGGGCGACGAGCAGCAGGTTGTTCTCGAAGAGGGCGCTGCGCACGTGCCGGCCCCGTCCGCTGCGCGCCCGCTCGGCGAGCGCCGCCAGGATGCCGATCACCGCGAACATGCCGCCCATGATGTCGTTGACCGAGGACCCGGCCCTGAGCGGCCGGCCGGGCGGCCCCGTCATGTAGGCGAGCCCGCCCATCATCTGCACCACCTCGTCGAGCGCCGTGCGGGTCTCGTAGGGGCCGGCCAGGAAGCCCTTGAGCGAGCAGTAGATCAGGCCCGGATTGTCGACCGAGAGCGCCGCGTGGCCGAGACCGAGGTCGTCGAGCGCCCCGGTCCGGAAGTTCTCGGTGAGCACGTCCGCCGTCGCCAGCAGGCGCCGGACGAGCGCGATCCCGCCCGGCGACTTCAGGTCGACCGCCAGGCTGCGCTTGTTGCGGTTGAAGACGGGGAAGAAGCCCGCGCCCGCCCCCGGCAACTGGCGCGTCTTGTCGCCGCCCGGCCAGGGCTCGACCTTGATCACGTCCGCCCCGAGGTCGCCGAGGATCATGCCCGCGCTCGGTCCCATGACCATGTGGGAGAACTCGACCACCCGGAGCCCCGCGAGCGGCAGGTCGCCGGCGATCATCGGGCGGCCTCCCGCCTGGCCCTCGTCCCGCATGCGCCCTCGATCTCGCCCATGGCTGCCCTCCGCTCCGGCCCCCACTATAGA is part of the Prosthecomicrobium sp. N25 genome and encodes:
- the aroQ gene encoding type II 3-dehydroquinate dehydratase, which produces MSRLVFVLNGPNLNLLGKRQPHIYGHETLADVEADCRRTAGELGLEIRFHQSNAEHQIIDWIHEARESAAGIVINPAAFTHTSVAILDALNTCDFPVIEVHISNVHKREAFRHHSYVSLVASGVIAGFGTQGYTLALQRLARLIGETA
- a CDS encoding CaiB/BaiF CoA transferase family protein, producing the protein MIAGDLPLAGLRVVEFSHMVMGPSAGMILGDLGADVIKVEPWPGGDKTRQLPGAGAGFFPVFNRNKRSLAVDLKSPGGIALVRRLLATADVLTENFRTGALDDLGLGHAALSVDNPGLIYCSLKGFLAGPYETRTALDEVVQMMGGLAYMTGPPGRPLRAGSSVNDIMGGMFAVIGILAALAERARSGRGRHVRSALFENNLLLVAQHMAQSVITGRPAPPMPVRVSAWGVYDVFDSADGGQVFVGIVSDGQWQTFCRRFGRPDLAADPDLATNPGRVAGRARMMPALKALFGAMTRAEILAACEAAGLPFAPINRPEDLYDDPQVRAPGALVEVTLPDGRPLGVPALPLEMDGERLGLRLDVPKVGEHSRAIAREAGYSDAEIEALVRNGAIGPA
- a CDS encoding cation-translocating P-type ATPase; translation: MAAEGGTAWHALEAADVFARLSTTAGGLGAEEAEERLARHGPNRLPSPPRPGAIRRLVAQVRNPLVLVLVGAAAVSAAIGHPTDALVTLGVVVVNALIGFLQEGRAERALDAIRAMIAPSATVLRGGERLRVPAEAVVPGDIVLIEAGDRVPADLRLVEARGLRIDEAALTGESVPVDKGSEATASDVPLGDRTSMAFSGTIVAAGRGTGVAVATGAASEIGRISALVDSVGRMATPLVRQMDEFARRITAAVLAGSALVLAVAVLVRGEAPGDAFMIVVGIAVAAIPEGLPAVMTIALAVGVERMAARRAIVRRLPAVETLGSVSVVCSDKTGTLTRNEMTVTAVVLAGRRLAVEGLGYAPAGGFRMGGEAVDPGTDPDLCDLARAALLCNDADIRHVETGWHAAGDPMEAALVAFAAKAGQDPALVRGAYRRLDEVPFDARHRTMTTLNATPEGGRLVVVKGAPEVLIAACGAQAGPGGPVPLDGAGWQAAVQALAEDGQRVIAFASAEAPAGTRTLEEASPQGRLVLLGLVGLMDPPRAEVPAAVAECRAAGIAVKMITGDHAATALAIARHLKLADEPVVVVDGQALDRLDAAGLRRVAREATVFARTSPEHKLRLIEALQADGSVVAMTGDGVNDAPALRRADIAVAMGAKGTEAAKEASDIVLADDSFASIVAAVREGRTVYDNIVKVIAWTLPTDGGEALAIVAAVFLGLPLPVTPLQILWINMVTAVALGLVLAFEPTEPGAMRRGPRPAGTPLLDRRALARILFVSVLMVAGIFGVYGVAVWRGHDVATARTLVVDAVVAMEIAYLFSVRYVHGPSLTWRGAAGTPAVLLGIGLVAAAQGAFTYWPPLQQLFGTRPLGLWDGMAAIGVGVALFLVVEAEKRLTGGIARPR